GTCCAAATACTTCTCGGGCACCCATCCTTCCACGAATATGAAGTGCTTAAGCTCGGATGTTGCAGCAATAGCTCTATAACTTGATGTCACGTTATCCAAGTAAAGTAGGTATTTTCCAAGAACCTCCAAGTATTTTTCAATAATCTTCCTCAACTCCTCCTTTAGGGAGCTTATTTCAGTGGTCTTTTGATCAATAATGCTTGGGAGATTTCTTCGTAATTCACCTATTGTTTTGGAATCTTTAACAATGTCCAGAACCTCTGATGGGACATGCCTAACTCCTATCATGGATAATTCTTTAACATATTCATTGTAATCAATGCTGGGGAAAACCAGTATTGCAACCTCCTCCTCATCCATCACGGTCTTATAAATTGATCTAACTCCGCTGTACTTGTTTAGAAACTCTGAGACCAACGGTGTTTTACCTATTACTGTCATGGAGGTCAGGTGTTTTCCCCTAAAGCTTAACCAGGAGGTCTCAAGGTCTTCTGGGAGAAGCCATACTAGTTTATTTAGTTCCAACAAGTGTGATAGGATTGACTCAAGCGTCTTCACCCTGTACTCTATGCTGAATACTTCTTCCTCGATCCTTCTAACATCCTCCTCGATCTTGTCCAAGCTCAGGGCAGAATACTCGTAAGCGGTTAAATTAGCATCTATAGATTTAACACCGCTCCTTCCCAGAATTTTCATTATAGAGTCATGAAGCTTCCTTATCTTTTCCAATCTCTCAACGAGTTCCCTGGATTCCTTCACTTCTTTGAGATCGAGAACACCTATTGACTCCAGGAAGCGATACAATTCATCCTTATTCTCCTTAAAACCTCCAACTCTAACTTTAACCATTCTCGCCGGCTTACTCAGCAACGCCTTCATTTCGACCACGTGACGTATCTTTTAATCAACTCCAATACTTCGCGCTTCTTATCCTCAGGGATCATCCTGATTTCTGCGATTTTTTCCTCAGTCTCAGCGATAATGCGTTTAGCAAGCTCTTCTGCTTCCCGAAGAATCTCCTGTGCCTTCTTCACATATTCTTCAACGGGAATAGGGGATTGTTTTATAGTCTCAGCTCTCTTGTGTGCATTCTTAAGAATAGTCAGCTTCTTATTCTCAGCCTCTTTCAAAATATCGTCTACCATTCTGTCTATTTCAGCAAGGCTCAAGGTAAAACCACTCCTTATGGAGCTATCTACCGCCAGGTTTTATTAATATTGTGGTCGTCGTCCGCAGTTTTCTACGTAGCTCGATGATCTGGGGTCTGTAAAGAATTAGATGTTCCTCCTTCCCCTCACACCCTAGAACCTTGGAGACGGCTTCAACCTCTAGTGCACCATTGACTACGTAAAATCCTTCTTGATCGCTGGGTATGTACTCCACAATTATTGGGAGACTCAAATCACAGGCTCTGTTCCCTAGAACTTGCTTCAACCTCTCCAGTTCTTCCATGTCGAAAACATGGACGGATCCGTCTCTTAAAATAATGTATGGTATTGGTTCCTTTAGGAGCTCGCACAGGTTTCTCCTCTTATAAGGTATGTGCTTGTTAACTAGTCTTAGCTCGCCCTCAAGATACCTTGTTAAAATATCTTGGCCCTCACTCAAGCTTCCTCCTCTTCTCCAGAATGCTTTTCACTCTCTTCATCCTAGCCTTCTCTTCCCTCTCCCGCTCGTCAAACTTCATCCTCAATAACCGGATCTGCTGGCTTAGCCTTGGAATTATTACGTAGTTTAAAGCGTTAACACGTCTTTTAGTCGATTTTATCTCTCGTCCTAGCGCTAGGATAGCTTCTTCCGCCTTCCCCAGTTCTACTATTGCTTTAAGCAGTTCAGAAGCTTGGGTCTGGAAATCCTTGAGTCCCGCGTAAACAGCCTCATCCTGCCCCGGTGTCCGAAGCACTACGCTCCTTGTGGAAACACCCATTATGTTCTCAGTAGTGAGAATTGATGTTAAAACGGGAGTGGTTCTTCGGAAAAGCTCGAAAACGTTCTCCCCGTAAACGCCGAGTAATCCTGCAGACCTATTATACACTGGAAGAATTAGCTCGTTAATCTTTCTCCGCTTCTCAACGGATTCTCGAAGCTGGGCCAGAAACTCGTTAACGAGAATGGTTAAACGCTCTCTTAAAACCTTGTGAACCTTTACAGCCAGAACTAACTGTCTGCGAAGCCTGATCAGCTCTATCTTGGTTGGTCTTATCTTCTGGAGCTGAGACAAACCGACCACTGAGTAATTAGTATAGGGGTTGATGGGAGTTAAAAATGATTACGACAGGGTGATTAACCCTTGTGGAAAGTATTGCTTCAAGAGATAATCTTTAACAACGTAAGGACAACGTCGAGCAGATCTCTCTGAGATACCATCCCAATGGGTTTACCATCCTTGTCTACTACTGGTAGGTGGCGAATATTGAAACGCCTCATCTTCTCCAGGACTTCATCCAACGGGGTGTCCGGGGTAACAGTGATAGGATTCTCCTTCATGAACCTCGCAACGGGAAGGTTGCTGCCTATCTTCCCTATCGCGACAGCGCCTACAACATCCTTCTCGGTAACTATTCCGACAAGCCTTCCCGTGGAGTCAACCACCATTACGCTTGAAACATTGTTCTCAAACATCTTTTTCGCTACCTCTTCAATAGGCATTGTTTCCTCGGCTGTGATTGGTGGCGTAGACATGACGTCGGTAGCCCTTACGGGCAGGCCTTTCCTTCTGCGGATGAATGACAACGTAGACACCTAATTATTGATTAAACAAAACAATCTTATAATAGTGTCTGTGGGAATGCCAC
This is a stretch of genomic DNA from Thermosphaera aggregans DSM 11486. It encodes these proteins:
- a CDS encoding DUF61 family protein; amino-acid sequence: MSEGQDILTRYLEGELRLVNKHIPYKRRNLCELLKEPIPYIILRDGSVHVFDMEELERLKQVLGNRACDLSLPIIVEYIPSDQEGFYVVNGALEVEAVSKVLGCEGKEEHLILYRPQIIELRRKLRTTTTILIKPGGR
- a CDS encoding CBS domain-containing protein; translated protein: MSFIRRRKGLPVRATDVMSTPPITAEETMPIEEVAKKMFENNVSSVMVVDSTGRLVGIVTEKDVVGAVAIGKIGSNLPVARFMKENPITVTPDTPLDEVLEKMRRFNIRHLPVVDKDGKPIGMVSQRDLLDVVLTLLKIIS
- a CDS encoding V-type ATP synthase subunit D codes for the protein MSQLQKIRPTKIELIRLRRQLVLAVKVHKVLRERLTILVNEFLAQLRESVEKRRKINELILPVYNRSAGLLGVYGENVFELFRRTTPVLTSILTTENIMGVSTRSVVLRTPGQDEAVYAGLKDFQTQASELLKAIVELGKAEEAILALGREIKSTKRRVNALNYVIIPRLSQQIRLLRMKFDEREREEKARMKRVKSILEKRRKLE